Proteins encoded in a region of the Zea mays cultivar B73 chromosome 4, Zm-B73-REFERENCE-NAM-5.0, whole genome shotgun sequence genome:
- the LOC100272275 gene encoding uncharacterized protein isoform X1: MITHYVLTGSPAQVQKSTSKPPPSPPDKGTPVPVAPVRTQTSPASLYATPESTTLPDSPSSFPGTWSPYIINHKRRGASLAKTSRGDVGSGGSQPKLQVMLSALPKGGEPTAAEEPEFAFQQSENGQTEGDSGVEEAPIYGKNEMLLKDKGSMSAKNEQEQPEFEFQRGSLEASVRSVNVGRPLIAGAPKNDESDTFLELQDLISVSSHTEADGAGTQERWWKPSSPLGTSVGTPGAEFYDAFEEISSDGGTRSLRGMDDDLRELRLSLLMEIERRNQAKEALEIWQKEWKKLSHHLSHVALSLPSPCIAEETDYSSMDPGAELCQQITVSQLVAAAIAQGFARSEVESEMETVLAAKNFEIARLSDRVQYYEAANREMSQRNQEAIEMSRQQCKECKKQQKWLWGFAGLAVTLGATAIAWSYLPSSQPQTSADSNSTTSD, translated from the exons ATGATCACGCACTACGTGCTGACAGGGTCGCCTGCACAGGTCCAGAAATCCACGTCCAAGCCGCCGCCCTCGCCTCCGGACAAGGGCACACCTGTGCCGGTGGCTCCTGTTAGGACACAGACGTCCCCTGCATCACTCTATGCCACGCCTGAGAGCACCACCCTGCCTGACTCACCTTCCTCGTTCCCGGGAACCTGGTCGCCATATATTATCAACCATAAGAGGCGGGGGGCCTCCCTTGCCAAGACCTCTCGGGGTGATGTTGGAAGTGGGGGCAGCCAGCCGAAGCTCCAGGTGATGCTGTCCGCTTTGCCCAAAGGGGGTGAACCCACTGCAGCGGAGGAGCCTGAGTTTGCTTTTCAGCAATCAGAGAATGGTCAAACTGAAGGTGACAGTGGTGTGGAAGAGGCTCCCATCTATGGAAAAAATGAAATGCTACTAAAGGACAAGGGATCTATGTCAGCCAAAAATGAGCAGGAGCAGCCTGAGTTTGAATTTCAGCGTGGAAGTCTTGAAGCATCAGTGAGGTCTGTTAACGTTGGAAGGCCTTTGATTGCTGGAGCACCAAAAAATGATGAGAGTGACACCTTCCTTGAACTTCAGGATTTGATTAGTGTGTCTAGCCATACTGAAGCTGACGGTGCTGGTACACAAGAGCGGTGGTGGAAGCCCAGTTCCCCGCTTGGGACCTCTGTTGGCACACCTGGTGCTGAATTCTATGATGCGTTTGAAG AAATATCAAGTGATGGTGGAACTCGATCTTTACGAGGCATGGATGATGATCTCCGTGAACTGAGATTAAGTCTGTTGATGGAAATTGAGAGGAGGAATCAagcaaaagaagcacttgagatcTGGCAGAAGGAATGGAAGAAGCTGAGTCACCACCTATCACATGTTGCCTTATCGCTTCCATCTCCATGTATAGCTGAGGAAACTGATTATTCAAGTATGGATCCTGGAGCTGAGTTGTGCCAGCAAATAACTGTTTCACAACTTGTCGCTGCTGCTATTGCCCAAGGTTTTGCTCGTTCTGAAGTTGAATCAGAGATGGAAACCGTGCTTGCAGCAAAGAACTTTGAGATTGCAAGGCTGTCGGATAGGGTCCAGTACTATGAAGCTGCAAACAGGGAAATGTCTCAAAGAAACCAAGAAGCTATCG AGATGTCAAGGCAACAATGTAAGGAGTGTAAGAAGCAACAGAAGTGGCTCTGGGGTTTTGCTGGGCTTGCAGTCACCCTTGGTGCCACAGCCATCGCCTGGTCTTATCTACCTTCATCACAGCCCCAAACTAGTGCAGATTCAAATAGTACCACCAGCGACTAG
- the LOC100272275 gene encoding uncharacterized protein LOC100272275, which yields MLSALPKGGEPTAAEEPEFAFQQSENGQTEGDSGVEEAPIYGKNEMLLKDKGSMSAKNEQEQPEFEFQRGSLEASVRSVNVGRPLIAGAPKNDESDTFLELQDLISVSSHTEADGAGTQERWWKPSSPLGTSVGTPGAEFYDAFEEISSDGGTRSLRGMDDDLRELRLSLLMEIERRNQAKEALEIWQKEWKKLSHHLSHVALSLPSPCIAEETDYSSMDPGAELCQQITVSQLVAAAIAQGFARSEVESEMETVLAAKNFEIARLSDRVQYYEAANREMSQRNQEAIEMSRQQCKECKKQQKWLWGFAGLAVTLGATAIAWSYLPSSQPQTSADSNSTTSD from the exons ATGCTGTCCGCTTTGCCCAAAGGGGGTGAACCCACTGCAGCGGAGGAGCCTGAGTTTGCTTTTCAGCAATCAGAGAATGGTCAAACTGAAGGTGACAGTGGTGTGGAAGAGGCTCCCATCTATGGAAAAAATGAAATGCTACTAAAGGACAAGGGATCTATGTCAGCCAAAAATGAGCAGGAGCAGCCTGAGTTTGAATTTCAGCGTGGAAGTCTTGAAGCATCAGTGAGGTCTGTTAACGTTGGAAGGCCTTTGATTGCTGGAGCACCAAAAAATGATGAGAGTGACACCTTCCTTGAACTTCAGGATTTGATTAGTGTGTCTAGCCATACTGAAGCTGACGGTGCTGGTACACAAGAGCGGTGGTGGAAGCCCAGTTCCCCGCTTGGGACCTCTGTTGGCACACCTGGTGCTGAATTCTATGATGCGTTTGAAG AAATATCAAGTGATGGTGGAACTCGATCTTTACGAGGCATGGATGATGATCTCCGTGAACTGAGATTAAGTCTGTTGATGGAAATTGAGAGGAGGAATCAagcaaaagaagcacttgagatcTGGCAGAAGGAATGGAAGAAGCTGAGTCACCACCTATCACATGTTGCCTTATCGCTTCCATCTCCATGTATAGCTGAGGAAACTGATTATTCAAGTATGGATCCTGGAGCTGAGTTGTGCCAGCAAATAACTGTTTCACAACTTGTCGCTGCTGCTATTGCCCAAGGTTTTGCTCGTTCTGAAGTTGAATCAGAGATGGAAACCGTGCTTGCAGCAAAGAACTTTGAGATTGCAAGGCTGTCGGATAGGGTCCAGTACTATGAAGCTGCAAACAGGGAAATGTCTCAAAGAAACCAAGAAGCTATCG AGATGTCAAGGCAACAATGTAAGGAGTGTAAGAAGCAACAGAAGTGGCTCTGGGGTTTTGCTGGGCTTGCAGTCACCCTTGGTGCCACAGCCATCGCCTGGTCTTATCTACCTTCATCACAGCCCCAAACTAGTGCAGATTCAAATAGTACCACCAGCGACTAG